A window from Variovorax sp. PBL-E5 encodes these proteins:
- a CDS encoding fused MFS/spermidine synthase has protein sequence MRPAFVKALFAGTIFTSAFLLFLVQPLIAKQILPWFGGSAAVWSICMVFFQVVLLAGYAYSDWITRRLGVRMQARLHVGLLLASLAFLPIVTSARWKPDGAADPTLWILGLLLGTIGLPYFLLSTTGPLVQSWVARTPWGAQVYRYFSLSNLASLVSLLCYPVLIEPRSTLLQQAWGWSMAYGVFVLLCAGTTLHVSRHWAVGTPAAVSDAPLADGAASKPRVADYLMWLALPALGSWLLLAITNHITQNVAAIPFLWVLPLSVYLLSFVLTFESDRWYRRAVFLPLAAVMLVLCAFGLQDDLGADLRTALPIYGVGLFALCMFLHGEMAGMRPASAYLTRFYLMLSLGGAIGGVSVGLVAPHLLPAYYELGIGLVLCALAAAVLWRRRRVAMAASLALAGCCAWFLALQVQDDATGARRMERNFYGTLVTLDTQREAPGDNVRQMYHGSVKHGEQFLAPDRRRDPTTYYGPGSGIGLAIAAAPAAPRRVGLIGLGAGTLATYGRAGDVYRVYEINPQVFELADSEFSFLADSRARIERVLGDARLALEREPAQAFDVLAVDAFSGDSVPIHLITSEAMDVYLRHLRPEGIVAFHVTNRFLALAPVVERIALAKGLHAALVHDEPSGVALRNTDWVLVARDPQVLARGAIGRATSAIAPIAGLRAWTDDFNNLFGVLK, from the coding sequence ATGCGGCCGGCCTTCGTCAAGGCACTGTTCGCCGGCACCATCTTCACCAGTGCGTTCCTGCTGTTCCTGGTCCAGCCGCTGATCGCCAAGCAGATCCTGCCGTGGTTCGGCGGCTCGGCCGCGGTGTGGTCGATCTGCATGGTGTTCTTCCAGGTCGTGCTGCTGGCGGGCTATGCGTATTCGGACTGGATCACGCGCCGCCTCGGCGTGCGCATGCAGGCCCGGTTGCACGTCGGCCTGTTGCTCGCCAGCCTCGCATTCCTGCCGATCGTGACCAGCGCGCGCTGGAAGCCGGACGGCGCCGCCGATCCGACGCTGTGGATTCTCGGCCTGCTGCTGGGCACCATCGGACTGCCGTACTTCCTGCTCTCGACCACCGGTCCGCTGGTGCAGTCGTGGGTCGCGCGCACGCCCTGGGGCGCGCAGGTGTACCGCTACTTCTCGCTCTCGAACCTGGCCTCGCTGGTGTCGCTGCTCTGCTATCCGGTGCTGATCGAGCCGCGCAGCACGCTGCTGCAGCAGGCCTGGGGCTGGTCGATGGCCTACGGCGTGTTCGTGCTGCTCTGCGCGGGCACCACCTTGCATGTGTCGCGGCATTGGGCCGTCGGCACGCCAGCGGCCGTCTCCGATGCGCCGCTGGCCGATGGGGCAGCGTCCAAGCCGCGTGTCGCCGACTACCTGATGTGGCTGGCACTGCCCGCGCTGGGTTCGTGGCTGCTGCTGGCCATCACCAACCACATCACGCAGAACGTCGCGGCCATTCCCTTCCTGTGGGTGCTGCCGCTTTCGGTGTATCTGCTGAGCTTCGTGCTCACCTTCGAAAGCGATCGCTGGTATCGCCGTGCGGTGTTCCTGCCGCTGGCCGCGGTGATGCTCGTGTTGTGCGCGTTCGGGCTGCAGGACGACCTCGGCGCCGACCTGCGCACGGCGCTGCCGATCTATGGGGTCGGCCTGTTCGCGCTGTGCATGTTCCTGCACGGCGAGATGGCCGGGATGCGGCCGGCCAGCGCCTATCTCACGCGCTTCTACCTGATGCTCTCGCTCGGCGGCGCGATCGGCGGCGTGAGCGTGGGGCTCGTCGCGCCGCATCTGCTGCCGGCCTACTATGAACTCGGCATCGGCCTCGTGCTGTGCGCCCTCGCCGCTGCCGTGCTCTGGCGCCGCCGGCGTGTCGCGATGGCAGCCTCGCTCGCGCTGGCCGGCTGCTGCGCGTGGTTCCTGGCGCTGCAGGTGCAGGACGACGCCACCGGCGCGCGCCGCATGGAGCGCAACTTCTACGGCACCCTCGTCACCCTCGACACGCAGCGCGAAGCGCCCGGGGACAACGTGCGCCAGATGTACCACGGCTCGGTCAAGCACGGCGAACAGTTCCTCGCGCCCGACCGGCGCCGCGATCCCACCACCTACTACGGCCCGGGGTCGGGCATCGGGCTGGCCATCGCCGCGGCGCCGGCTGCACCGCGCCGCGTCGGGCTCATCGGCCTCGGCGCCGGTACGCTCGCGACCTACGGCCGCGCCGGCGATGTCTACCGCGTCTACGAGATCAACCCGCAGGTGTTCGAACTGGCCGACAGCGAGTTCAGCTTTCTGGCCGACAGCCGGGCGCGCATCGAGCGCGTGCTCGGCGATGCGCGGCTGGCGCTGGAGCGCGAGCCCGCGCAGGCCTTCGACGTGCTGGCGGTCGACGCGTTCTCGGGCGATTCGGTGCCGATCCACCTGATCACGTCCGAGGCGATGGATGTGTACCTGCGGCACCTGCGCCCCGAAGGCATCGTCGCCTTCCACGTCACCAACCGCTTCCTCGCGCTTGCGCCGGTGGTCGAGCGCATCGCGCTGGCCAAGGGCCTGCATGCGGCGCTGGTGCACGACGAGCCCTCGGGCGTCGCGCTGCGCAACACCGACTGGGTGCTGGTCGCGCGCGATCCGCAGGTGCTGGCCCGCGGCGCGATCGGCCGGGCGACCTCCGCGATCGCACCGATCGCGGGCCTGCGCGCCTGGACCGATGACTTCAACAACCTGTTCGGCGTGCTGAAGTAA
- a CDS encoding CaiB/BaiF CoA transferase family protein codes for MSESSPASMPLPYQGVRVVEFTHMVMGPTCGLLLADLGAEVIKVEPIEGDSTRRLLGSGSGFFPTFNRNKKSIALDLKQPEGVEAALRLIATADIVSENFKPGTMKKLGLDYESLKKLNPRLIYVSHKGFLPGPYDHRTALDEVVQMMGGLAYMTGRAGDPLRAGTSVNDIMGGMFGAIGAMAALRQRELTGQGCEVQSALFENNVFLVAQHMMQFAATGKAADPMPSRISAWAVYDVFTVKDGEQIFLAAVSDKQWTIFCKAFGLEEMLADPRLKTNNDRVLARDWMMPILRSHLAPYSAAALSTTFEQNELPFAPITKPQALFDDPHLNATGGLAPVRMNDGSLSKVPLAPFTLDGRRPGIRLQPPLLGEHTNELLGEVGYSDAQIAALKTRHITQGD; via the coding sequence ATGTCTGAATCGAGCCCCGCCTCCATGCCCTTGCCCTACCAGGGCGTCCGCGTCGTCGAGTTCACCCACATGGTGATGGGCCCGACCTGCGGCCTGCTGCTGGCCGATCTCGGCGCCGAGGTCATCAAGGTCGAGCCGATCGAAGGCGACAGCACCCGGCGGCTGCTGGGTTCCGGCTCGGGTTTCTTCCCGACCTTCAACCGCAACAAGAAGAGCATCGCGCTCGACCTCAAGCAGCCCGAGGGCGTCGAGGCCGCGCTGCGCCTGATCGCCACCGCCGACATCGTGAGCGAGAACTTCAAGCCCGGCACGATGAAGAAGCTCGGCCTCGACTACGAAAGCCTGAAGAAGCTCAACCCGCGACTGATCTACGTCAGCCACAAGGGCTTCTTGCCCGGCCCCTACGACCATCGCACCGCGCTCGACGAGGTGGTGCAGATGATGGGCGGCCTGGCCTACATGACCGGCCGCGCCGGCGATCCGCTGCGCGCGGGCACCAGCGTCAACGACATCATGGGCGGCATGTTCGGCGCCATCGGCGCGATGGCCGCGCTGCGGCAGCGCGAGCTCACGGGCCAGGGCTGCGAGGTGCAGTCGGCGCTGTTCGAGAACAACGTGTTCCTCGTCGCGCAGCACATGATGCAGTTCGCGGCGACGGGCAAGGCCGCCGACCCGATGCCGAGCCGCATCTCGGCCTGGGCGGTGTACGACGTCTTCACCGTCAAGGACGGTGAGCAGATCTTCCTGGCCGCCGTCAGCGACAAGCAATGGACCATCTTCTGCAAGGCCTTCGGCCTCGAAGAGATGCTGGCCGATCCGCGCCTGAAGACCAACAACGACCGCGTGCTGGCGCGCGACTGGATGATGCCGATCCTGCGCTCGCACCTGGCGCCCTACAGCGCGGCCGCACTGAGCACGACCTTCGAGCAGAACGAACTGCCCTTCGCGCCGATCACCAAGCCGCAGGCGCTGTTCGACGATCCGCACCTCAACGCCACCGGCGGGCTGGCGCCGGTCCGCATGAACGACGGCAGCCTGTCGAAGGTGCCGCTCGCGCCCTTCACGCTCGACGGCCGGCGTCCCGGCATCCGGCTGCAGCCGCCGCTGCTCGGCGAGCACACGAACGAACTGCTCGGCGAAGTCGGCTACAGCGACGCGCAGATCGCTGCCCTCAAGACCCGCCACATCACCCAAGGAGACTGA
- the argS gene encoding arginine--tRNA ligase — translation MLLVKQELLAALANTLDSFSPGAGSKAAFESPKVAAHGDFASTAAMQLAKPLQRKPRELAEEISAALRATPAFGQWVEAVEIAGPGFLNIRLKTAAKQQIVREVLAAGEAFGRQPARSDRVLVEFVSANPTGPLHVGHGRQAALGDAICNLLATQGAEVYREFYYNDAGVQIQTLATSTQLRAKGFKPGDAEWPEQAYNGEYIADIALDFKAKKTVRSDDREYTASGDVDDVDSIRQFAVAYLRHEQDLDLKAFQVRFDNYYLESSLYTSGRVEATVRRLIDAGKTYEQDGALWLKSTDYGDDKDRVMRKGDGSYTYFVPDVAYHIAKWERGFHEVVNIQGTDHHGTIARVRAGLQAAGVGIPAGYPEYVLHTMVRVMRGGEEVKISKRAGSYVTLRDLIEWTSTDAVRFFLLSRKPDTEYTFDIDLALAQNNDNPVYYVQYAHARICSVLAAWGGDAATLAGVDLAPLQSPAAQALMLQLARYPDMLAAAAKDFAPHDVTFYLRELAASYHSYYDAERILVDDEAVKLARLALVAATAQVLHNGLAILGVGAPRKM, via the coding sequence ATGCTATTGGTCAAACAGGAGCTGCTCGCGGCGCTCGCGAACACGCTCGATTCCTTCTCGCCCGGCGCCGGCAGCAAAGCCGCGTTCGAGTCGCCCAAGGTGGCGGCGCATGGCGATTTCGCGAGCACCGCGGCGATGCAGCTGGCCAAGCCGCTGCAGCGCAAGCCGCGCGAACTGGCCGAAGAGATCAGCGCCGCGCTGCGCGCCACGCCGGCCTTCGGGCAGTGGGTCGAGGCGGTCGAGATCGCCGGCCCGGGTTTCCTCAACATCCGTCTCAAGACGGCGGCCAAGCAGCAGATCGTGCGCGAGGTGCTGGCCGCCGGCGAGGCTTTCGGCCGACAGCCGGCTCGCAGCGACCGTGTGCTGGTCGAGTTCGTGTCGGCCAATCCGACCGGCCCGCTCCACGTGGGCCACGGCCGCCAGGCCGCGCTTGGCGACGCGATCTGCAACCTGCTGGCGACGCAGGGCGCCGAGGTGTACCGCGAGTTCTATTACAACGATGCCGGCGTGCAGATCCAGACGCTGGCCACCAGCACCCAGCTGCGCGCCAAGGGCTTCAAGCCGGGCGACGCCGAGTGGCCCGAGCAGGCCTACAACGGCGAGTACATCGCCGACATCGCCCTGGACTTCAAGGCGAAGAAGACCGTGCGCTCGGACGACCGCGAATACACCGCCAGCGGCGATGTCGACGACGTCGATTCGATCCGCCAGTTCGCCGTCGCCTACCTGCGCCACGAGCAGGATCTGGACCTCAAGGCCTTCCAGGTGCGCTTCGACAACTACTACCTCGAATCCAGCCTCTACACCAGCGGCCGCGTCGAGGCGACAGTGCGCCGGCTGATCGATGCCGGCAAGACCTACGAGCAGGACGGCGCGCTGTGGCTCAAGTCGACCGACTACGGCGACGACAAGGACCGCGTCATGCGCAAGGGCGACGGCAGCTACACCTACTTCGTGCCCGACGTCGCCTACCACATCGCCAAGTGGGAGCGCGGCTTCCACGAGGTGGTGAACATCCAGGGCACCGACCACCACGGCACCATCGCGCGCGTGCGCGCTGGCCTGCAGGCCGCCGGTGTCGGCATTCCCGCGGGTTATCCCGAGTACGTGCTGCACACCATGGTGCGCGTGATGCGCGGCGGCGAGGAGGTCAAGATCAGCAAGCGCGCCGGCAGCTACGTCACGCTGCGCGACCTGATCGAGTGGACCAGCACCGACGCCGTGCGCTTCTTCCTGCTCAGCCGCAAGCCCGACACCGAATACACCTTCGACATCGACCTCGCGCTGGCGCAGAACAACGACAACCCGGTGTACTACGTGCAGTACGCCCATGCGCGCATCTGTTCGGTGCTGGCCGCGTGGGGCGGCGATGCGGCGACGCTTGCCGGCGTCGACCTCGCGCCGCTGCAGAGCCCGGCCGCGCAGGCGTTGATGCTGCAACTGGCCCGCTACCCCGACATGCTCGCGGCCGCGGCCAAGGACTTCGCGCCGCACGACGTCACCTTCTACCTGCGCGAGCTGGCCGCGAGCTACCACAGCTACTACGACGCCGAGCGCATCCTGGTCGACGACGAAGCCGTGAAGCTCGCCCGCCTGGCCCTGGTCGCCGCCACTGCGCAGGTGCTGCACAATGGCCTCGCAATTCTCGGCGTCGGCGCACCGCGCAAGATGTGA
- a CDS encoding DUF2214 family protein: MTLEAILAYLHILAILTMVVFIASEAALCRVQWMNAAVVERLARVDMIYGIAAIGVLVTGVARTWWGIKGTAWYWTNPLLHVKLTLFIIVGVTSIFPTLTYLRWRKTLRANGTLPDEADIRKTRRLVMVQAHIIAVIPLAAVFLARGFGARS, translated from the coding sequence ATGACACTCGAAGCCATTCTTGCCTACCTGCATATCCTGGCGATCCTCACCATGGTCGTCTTCATCGCCAGCGAGGCCGCGCTGTGCCGCGTGCAGTGGATGAATGCGGCCGTGGTCGAGCGGCTGGCCCGGGTCGACATGATCTACGGCATCGCCGCGATCGGGGTCCTGGTCACCGGCGTCGCGCGCACCTGGTGGGGCATCAAAGGCACCGCGTGGTACTGGACCAATCCGCTGCTGCACGTGAAGCTCACGCTCTTCATCATCGTCGGTGTGACCTCGATCTTCCCGACGCTCACCTACCTGCGCTGGCGCAAGACGCTGCGTGCCAACGGCACGCTGCCGGACGAGGCCGACATCCGCAAGACCCGCAGGCTGGTGATGGTCCAGGCGCACATCATCGCGGTGATTCCGCTGGCGGCAGTGTTTCTCGCACGCGGCTTCGGCGCACGGAGCTAG
- a CDS encoding LysR family transcriptional regulator encodes MDRLTQLESFVAIATRGSLTAAAKAEGVAPAVMGRRLDALEERLGVKLLLRTTRRLTLTHEGSAFLEDCQRMLVELANAEASVSAGGVKASGHLRVTAPAGFGRRHVAPLVPRFHLLHPEVTISLNLSDRVVDMAGESFDCAVRVGDLPDSSLVSMRLADNRRLCVATPEFVRRHGAPRHPGELARFACLSLSSDASQTRGWAFSVPTGGGEREVIHLRPTGPLDCSDGQVLHDWCLAGHGIAWRSTWEVEAEIDAGLLVPLLDEFAAPPNGIYAVFPQRKHLPLRVRLWLDFLKAQYARPEFWGGTIAAPATLQEPPR; translated from the coding sequence ATGGACAGGCTGACGCAACTCGAATCCTTCGTCGCGATCGCCACGCGCGGCAGCCTCACGGCCGCGGCCAAGGCCGAGGGCGTCGCGCCTGCGGTGATGGGCCGGCGCCTCGATGCGCTGGAAGAGCGGCTCGGCGTCAAGCTGCTGCTGCGCACCACGCGCCGGCTCACGCTCACGCACGAGGGCAGCGCCTTCCTCGAGGATTGCCAGCGCATGCTGGTCGAGCTCGCGAACGCCGAGGCCAGCGTGAGCGCAGGCGGCGTCAAGGCCAGCGGCCATCTGCGCGTGACGGCGCCGGCGGGTTTCGGCCGGCGTCACGTCGCGCCGCTGGTGCCGCGCTTCCATCTGCTGCATCCCGAGGTCACGATCTCGCTGAACCTCAGCGATCGCGTGGTCGACATGGCGGGCGAGAGCTTCGATTGCGCGGTGCGCGTGGGCGACCTGCCCGATTCGTCGCTGGTGAGCATGCGGCTCGCGGACAACCGGCGCCTGTGCGTGGCGACGCCCGAGTTCGTGCGCCGGCATGGCGCGCCGCGGCATCCGGGCGAGCTCGCGCGCTTCGCCTGCCTGAGCCTGTCGAGCGACGCATCGCAGACGCGCGGCTGGGCATTCAGCGTGCCCACCGGGGGCGGCGAGCGCGAGGTGATCCATCTCAGGCCGACCGGGCCGCTCGATTGTTCCGACGGCCAGGTGCTGCACGACTGGTGCCTGGCTGGCCATGGCATCGCGTGGCGCAGCACCTGGGAGGTCGAAGCCGAGATCGACGCCGGCCTGCTGGTGCCGCTGCTCGACGAGTTCGCGGCGCCGCCGAACGGCATCTATGCCGTGTTCCCGCAGCGCAAGCACCTGCCGCTGCGGGTTCGGCTGTGGCTGGATTTCCTGAAGGCGCAATATGCGCGGCCGGAGTTCTGGGGCGGCACAATCGCAGCGCCGGCTACTCTTCAGGAACCACCGCGATGA
- a CDS encoding PsiF family protein → MKKLLSAIAMGACLSFGAAHAADKAPTAQQSKMGTCNKDAGDKKGDERKAFMKDCLSAKPAAAAPAKMTQQEKMKSCNADTKAKTLKGDDRKAFMKTCLSAGPAA, encoded by the coding sequence ATGAAAAAGCTCCTTTCCGCGATCGCCATGGGCGCCTGTCTTTCCTTCGGTGCGGCCCACGCGGCCGACAAGGCCCCCACCGCACAGCAAAGCAAGATGGGCACCTGCAACAAGGACGCGGGTGACAAGAAAGGCGACGAGCGCAAGGCCTTCATGAAGGACTGCCTGAGCGCCAAGCCCGCCGCCGCCGCGCCGGCCAAGATGACGCAGCAGGAAAAGATGAAGAGCTGCAACGCCGACACGAAGGCCAAGACGCTCAAGGGCGACGACCGCAAGGCCTTCATGAAGACCTGCCTGAGCGCCGGCCCCGCGGCCTGA
- a CDS encoding Bug family tripartite tricarboxylate transporter substrate binding protein, whose protein sequence is MPFPTRRALVACAAALALLPAASALADTAWPDKPVRFVVPYTPGGATDAVTRLIAQRITEDTKWNFVVDNRAGGNGNIGIDVVAKSRPDGYTIGMGQTANLAINPTLFPKMPYDALKDVTAVSIVASQPVVLVVRADSPYKTLAEVVAAAKAKPGELKQALAGTGTLGHMAGEVLAKHAGFKVLNVPYKGAAPALTDLLGGQTDYMFATPQGALGMVKAGKLRALAVTSAKRLPVMPDVPTVAETYKGFEAVDWKAIVAPAGTPPEIVKKLNAAVDKALAKPATISQLLAEGSTPVGGSVEKAAQYIKSEHAKWGAAVREAGVQPE, encoded by the coding sequence ATGCCATTCCCCACTCGCCGTGCGCTCGTCGCCTGCGCCGCTGCGCTGGCCCTGCTGCCGGCCGCATCCGCGCTGGCCGACACGGCCTGGCCCGACAAGCCCGTGCGCTTCGTCGTGCCCTACACGCCGGGCGGCGCGACCGATGCCGTCACGCGGCTCATCGCGCAACGCATCACCGAGGACACGAAGTGGAACTTCGTGGTCGACAACCGCGCCGGCGGCAACGGCAACATCGGCATCGACGTGGTGGCCAAGTCCAGGCCCGACGGTTACACGATCGGCATGGGCCAGACCGCCAACCTCGCGATCAACCCGACCCTGTTCCCCAAGATGCCCTACGACGCATTGAAGGACGTGACGGCGGTCTCCATCGTCGCCTCGCAGCCGGTGGTGCTGGTGGTGCGCGCGGACTCGCCCTACAAGACGCTGGCCGAGGTGGTCGCCGCCGCCAAGGCCAAGCCCGGCGAGCTCAAGCAGGCGCTGGCCGGCACCGGCACGCTGGGCCACATGGCCGGCGAGGTACTGGCCAAGCATGCGGGCTTCAAGGTGCTCAACGTGCCGTACAAGGGCGCCGCGCCCGCACTGACCGACCTGCTCGGCGGCCAGACCGACTACATGTTCGCCACGCCGCAGGGCGCGCTCGGCATGGTCAAGGCCGGCAAGCTGCGCGCGCTGGCCGTCACCTCGGCCAAGCGCCTGCCCGTGATGCCCGACGTGCCGACCGTGGCCGAGACCTACAAGGGCTTCGAAGCGGTCGACTGGAAAGCCATCGTCGCGCCCGCCGGCACGCCGCCCGAGATCGTCAAGAAGCTCAATGCCGCCGTCGACAAGGCGCTGGCCAAGCCGGCGACCATTTCGCAGCTGCTGGCCGAAGGCAGCACGCCGGTCGGCGGCAGCGTGGAGAAGGCCGCGCAGTACATCAAGTCCGAGCATGCCAAGTGGGGCGCCGCGGTGCGCGAGGCGGGCGTACAGCCCGAGTGA